From the genome of Flavobacterium ovatum, one region includes:
- a CDS encoding response regulator transcription factor, producing MNISKKIVLAEDNSILSLLLKFKLEKEGYHLLIAGNGKEAINLIEEHNPDMILTDIMMPFVSGLEVISHVRNKLALLTPIVVFSSAGQEEMVLNAFNLGATDFMSKPFSPNELIIRTKRLLR from the coding sequence ATGAATATCTCAAAAAAAATTGTTTTAGCTGAAGACAACTCGATTCTTTCATTATTGCTAAAATTCAAATTAGAAAAGGAAGGTTATCATCTTTTAATTGCAGGTAATGGTAAAGAGGCTATTAACCTAATTGAAGAGCATAACCCTGATATGATTCTAACGGATATCATGATGCCTTTTGTAAGCGGTCTAGAAGTAATAAGTCATGTAAGGAACAAGCTGGCATTACTAACGCCAATTGTTGTTTTCTCCTCTGCTGGTCAAGAAGAGATGGTTTTGAATGCCTTTAATTTAGGTGCAACCGATTTCATGAGCAAGCCGTTCAGTCCCAACGAACTAATTATCAGAACCAAAAGATTGCTTCGTTAA
- a CDS encoding glycosyltransferase has translation MITNIPDIITTILELIFYGFAFSAILSYIILAIISGFETVNYMKKNSFVNYKEILSSSISPSISIIAPAYNETLNVVENVRSLLSSHYVNYDVIIVNDGSKDDSLEKLIKAYDLVKVDYLINEQIPTKPLREGIFKSTNPAFEKLIVVDKENGGKADALNTGLNISTNKYVACIDVDCLLMEDALQKMIKPFLESTDHKVIAAGGVIRIANSCVIKDGKLLDVNMPKNDLVRGQILEYLRAFLLGRMAWSKLNGLLVISGAFGMFDKKTAIDVGGYDTNTVGEDMEIIVRMRRRMEEQKIKYKVAYIPDPLCWTEAPDTYKIFISQRNRWTRGTIETLKKHKKIGFNSDYNSLGTISYPYWLIFERIAPIIEVIGLFYFLFLIAMQSVKWDYAIAFIIVAYLFTVFFSIVTIITEEHTYHQYKKKGIGYQLVKTAFLEPFINHPFVLYAAIKGNFDYYFNKKIKWGEMTRKGMTNN, from the coding sequence ATGATTACAAATATACCTGATATAATAACTACCATTTTAGAATTAATTTTTTATGGTTTTGCTTTTTCAGCCATACTATCCTATATCATATTAGCTATAATTTCAGGTTTTGAAACGGTTAATTATATGAAAAAAAACAGCTTTGTAAATTACAAAGAAATTTTGTCATCATCTATTTCACCTTCTATTTCAATCATAGCACCAGCCTATAACGAAACCTTAAACGTTGTTGAAAATGTTAGATCCCTGTTGTCAAGTCACTATGTGAATTATGATGTCATTATTGTAAATGACGGAAGTAAAGATGATAGTCTTGAAAAATTAATAAAAGCCTACGATCTAGTCAAAGTAGATTATTTAATCAATGAACAAATACCAACAAAACCTTTACGCGAAGGGATTTTCAAGTCAACCAATCCTGCTTTTGAAAAATTAATCGTTGTTGATAAAGAAAATGGAGGAAAAGCAGATGCATTAAATACAGGTCTAAATATCAGTACAAATAAATATGTAGCTTGTATTGATGTCGATTGTTTACTAATGGAGGATGCTTTACAAAAAATGATAAAACCATTTCTAGAGTCTACTGACCACAAGGTTATTGCAGCAGGTGGAGTAATTAGAATTGCTAATTCTTGTGTAATAAAAGACGGAAAACTTCTTGATGTAAATATGCCGAAAAATGACTTGGTAAGAGGTCAGATATTAGAATACCTAAGAGCCTTTTTATTAGGAAGAATGGCTTGGAGTAAATTGAATGGTTTACTAGTAATTTCAGGCGCTTTTGGAATGTTTGACAAGAAAACAGCTATTGATGTTGGAGGTTATGACACCAATACTGTTGGAGAAGATATGGAAATTATCGTCAGAATGAGACGACGTATGGAGGAACAAAAAATAAAATATAAAGTAGCCTATATCCCCGATCCTCTTTGTTGGACCGAAGCTCCCGATACTTATAAAATTTTTATTTCTCAAAGAAATAGATGGACTCGTGGAACGATTGAAACCTTGAAGAAACACAAAAAAATAGGATTTAACTCTGATTACAATTCATTAGGAACGATTAGTTATCCCTATTGGTTAATTTTTGAAAGGATTGCACCTATTATCGAAGTAATTGGACTGTTTTATTTTCTGTTTCTTATTGCAATGCAAAGTGTAAAATGGGATTATGCTATTGCTTTTATTATTGTTGCCTATTTATTTACTGTTTTTTTCTCAATTGTGACCATCATAACCGAAGAGCACACCTATCATCAATATAAAAAAAAAGGAATTGGTTACCAACTAGTTAAAACGGCTTTCTTAGAACCTTTTATCAATCATCCTTTTGTTTTATACGCCGCTATCAAAGGAAACTTTGATTATTATTTTAACAAAAAAATAAAATGGGGTGAAATGACCAGAAAAGGAATGACAAATAACTAA